The sequence TCTTTTAAATTTCTACCTAAACCATCATAATCAAGGCCATAGCCGACGACAAATTTATTGGGAATTTCAAAACAGACATAATCAATCTGATAATTAAACCGAAAAGCTTCTGGTTTAAACAGCAAAGCTACCAAAGAAACACTTGCTGGTTTGAAGTCATAAATCTGCTTTAACATGTGATCCATGCTGATTCCAGTGTCAATTATATCCTCGACGATAATGACATTTTTATTTTCTAAATTTTCTTGAATACCTAAAAGAGCGGTTACTTTTTCTGAACTTTTCGTTCCCTGATAGGAACTAATTTTAACAAAAGTGCAGGAAACAGAAAGATCTATGCTACGACAGAGATCTGCCATAAACATAAAAGATCCATTCAGCACTCCTAACAAAACCACGTCCTTTCCTAAATAATCCTGCGTGATCTGAGCCCCAACTTGGGAAATCTTTTGCTTTAATTGATTCTCATTAATAAAAGGAACAAATGCTTTGTCTTTTATTTTTATAGCCATCGCTCTTGATTTAAAGTTTCTCCATTAAAATTTTATATAATTCTATCATCGAATTCAAATCCGCCAATGACACTTTTTCATTTGGTGAATGAACGTGATCTTCTGGCGCGCCTATAAAACACCAATCAATTGCGTAAGGAGAGTTTTGTATCTCTCTTCCATCGCTTCCGCCATAATTCTCCACCTCTAGTTGAAATTGCACCTGACTTTTTTTCGCAATTGAAATTATTTTATCTAAAAACTTCCTTCTTGGAATAAATTTATCACGGATAGATATAGCTACTCCCTCATGATGCTTTACTCCTTCCGTCACCCAGGTTATATCTGATATCAAAGCTTGCTTGATGGGAGAATTTTCTTGGATAAATTTCAGTAAAAAGGGCATGCTTCCTCCTCCATGTTCTTCATAAGTAGAAAATACAACCCACCCATTTTCAAGCGTTTCGCATAGTTTAAGTGCATTATAAACACCCAACCTGTTGTCTAAATAGGCCCCTTCAATAAATTCAGAACCAATGCGAATATTCTGCTCAAATGACAAGCAAGTCCCTGGTTCAATCCCCCTAGGAAAATCGTGGAAAATTCCCTCCTCATCCCCTTGAAGTCTACATCTAATGGCCCCCAAACTATCTTCACCCACTAACCAAGTTCCAGGAATAATTTCAGGACCCCCAACCGGAATCAATTGATTATCGTATCTTGACATAAAACCAATAGTATCGATATGGGCAAAAACAGCAGTCCTTGGATTGCCGAATTTCAAAAGTAAACAGTCATGAAAATCTTCGCCGAAAAATATTTTTGGCAAAACATTCCATATTTTCTTTTGTTTTTCGACATATTTGTATAAGAATTGGGTTGTTGCGGACTCGTCTCCAGAAACACCTTTCAATTCTAATAATTCATTTAATATTTTCATTCTGGCATTAAATATGTGCTGTTATTGTCAATAGACTGTAAAAATGTTAGGAATTATTTGATCAGTGGAATTGCGAATTAAATAATTCATCTAGATTTGCAGTAAGTTAAAAGTTTATAAATTTGTAATCACATCAATCAAACACTTAAAATTTGAACAAAAATTTTTTGTTATGAAAAAACTAATACTCTCAACACTTATGGCTGGAGCTTTGGCATTCAGCGCCAATGCTCAGAAGGAATTCGACAAATGGTCATTGGAAGTTAATGGCGGCTTTAATAAGCCTATGGCGCCTCTATCTCCAGGGTTTCTTTCCCCAACCCTAAATCTTGGTCATGTTGATTTCGGAGCTCGTTACATGTTTAATGAGAAATTCGGCCTTAAGCTTGATTATGGTTTTGGTTCTATGAAAGAGGTTAAAGATGAATCTCCATCTTTCAACACTAAATATTACAGATTGGACCTTCAAGGAGTAGTGAACCTTGGTAGAGTAATGAACTTTGAATCATTCACTAGATCTTTTGGATTATTATTTCACGGCGGAGCGGGTATTGGTAACGTAAACCCTGATGAAAATACTTACAATGATTTCACTGACGATGTTTATAATTTCATCTTCGGAGTTACTCCTCAGTTTAAGTTAGGAAATGGTGTAGCATTAGTTGCTGACATCAGCACAATCCTTAATGGTCGTCAGACTGTTACTTGGGATGGTGATGGTGCTTTAAGACCAGCAATTGACAATGGTTTTTATGGAACTAACGGAACATGGTGGACTGGTACTTTAGGTCTTCAGTTCTACTTGGGTTCTGCTGAGCAACATGCTGACTGGTATATCGCTGCTGACAAATATGCTACTAAAGAAGAATTGGCATCTCAAATCAACGGAATCAAAGACATGTTGAAAGATTCTGACGGTGATGGCATTCCTGATTACTTAGATAAAGAACCAAATACTCCAGCTGGAGCAAGAGTTGATTCTCATGGTACTACCATGGATTCTGACGGTGATGGCACTCCTGATCACATGGACAAGTGTCCATTCCTTCCAGGTCCAGCATCTACCAATGGTTGTCCTGTTGAAGAAGTAGTTGAAGAGGTTGATTACTTGCAGAAAGCTATCAATGATGGTTATGTAAATGTTTATTATGCGTTTGATAGCGCTAAACCACTAGGATATTCTACTAGCTCTGCTAACTATGTAGCTAACTTTATGAAAAAGAATCCAGGTGTTAGTGTTGAGATCAAAGGATATGCTGATGAATTAGGTCCTGAAGATTACAACATGAAGCTTTCTGAAAGAAGAGCTAAAGCTGTTTACGACTTACTAATTGCTTCTGGAATCGATGCTTCAAGACTTTCTTACAAAGGCTATGGAGAAGATACTAGCGTTGACAAGTCTTCTGCTGACGCAAGACAAATGGCAAGAAGAGCAAGCTTCGAAGTGAAGTAAGTTTTATTCAAATAAAATTTAAAAGCCCGGATGATCCGGGCTTTTTTTTTGCCAAAAATATTTATCAAGAATGGTATGATTTTTTCTACTTTTGTCGCACACCCTAAAAATTACACCTTCATGAAAAAATATCTATTGGCTTTCATCCTGTTTAGCCTTGGATTTTCTGCGTTTTCGCAATCAGAATTTAACAAATGGTCTCTTGAAACAAACTTTGGTTTCAATAAGCCTATGTCTCCGCTTACGCCTGGATTCTACAGTCCAACTTTAAATGTTGGCCATATTGATTTTGGAGCCCGGTATATGATAAATGAAAAATTTGGTTTTAAAGGAGATATAGGCTTTGGCTCATTTAATGAGGTAAAAAATGAAAGTCCTGAATTCAAAACCAATTATTTGAGAGCTGATGTTCAAGGCGTGGTAAATTGGGGACGGATTTTGAATTTTGAAGCCTTTTCTAGAAGGATAGGCTTATTGGGGCACTTAGGAGCTGGATTTGGGAGAATGAGTTTTAACCAGACGGTTTTAAACCAGGTTCCTGAGTATCAATACAATATCATTGCTGGTATTAAACCCCTATTTAAACTAAGTAATCGAATTGCACTTACAGGCGATGTATCGGTGATCTATAATGGGAGACAAACCTACACCTTTGATGGAAATGCTTATAACGCCAAAATTCAGCCTGATGATTTAACTCAAAATCCATTTGTTCATGCGCCAGGAACATGGTGGACTGGTACATTGGGACTTAATGTTTATTTGGGTTCTGCAGAGGAGCACGCAGATTGGTTTATTGCGGCAGATAAATATGCAACAAAAGAGGAACTTGCCACTCAAATCAACGGAATCAAAGACATGTTAAAAGATTCTGATGGAGACGGAATTCCTGATTACTTGGATAAAGAGCCTAATACACCTGCCGAAGCACGAGTTGATTTTCACGGAGTAACTTTGGATTCAGATGGAGACGGTACTCCTGACCATCTAGATAAATGTCCTTTTTTACCAGGCCCTGCTTCAACAAATGGATGCCCGGTGGAAGAGGTAGTTGAACAAGTGGATTACCTTCAGAAAGCAATCAATGATGGATATGTAAATGTTTATTTTGCTTTTGATAGCTCGACTCCTCTTGCCTATTCTATTTCCGCAGCGAATTATGTAGCAAATTTCTTAAAGAAAAACCCAGGGATTTCTCTTGAGGTGAAAGGATATGCAGATGAATTAGGTCCGGAGGATTATAATATCAAACTTTCTGAAAAAAGAGCAAAAAGCGTCTATGACATTCTTATTTCAGCTGGAATTGACGCAAGCCGACTATCTTACAAAGGATATGGAGAAGATACTAGCGTAGACAAATCTTCCGCTGATGCAAGGCAAATGGCCAGAAGAGCAAGCTTCGAAATAAAGTAAGTATTAAAACTTGATAAAGCCCGGTTTCAAAAGAGCCGGGTTTTATTTTATCTTCGTAACATGTTCATACTTTCTAATACGCCTTCAGTTGCAAATCATTTCATCAATGAGCTTCGTGATATTGAAACTCAAAAGGATAGAATGCGATTTAGAAAAAATCTGGAACGGTTGGGAGAAATACTTGCGTATGAAATCTCCAAAGAATTAGAATTCAATGACATTGAAGTAAAAACGCCTTTAGCTATCGCTCCTTCAAAAAAAATCACCTCTGACTTGGTTATCATTACGATATTAAGAGCCTCACTTCCTTTCTACCAAGGTTTTTTAAATTACTTTGATCAGGCAGAAAGTGGTTTTATCGGAGCATTTCGTGAGGAGGAACAGGAAAATGGAGAAATAAAAATCAATCTCGGATATCAAGCCAGTCCCTCTTTAGAAGGTAAGGAAATAATTATAGCAGACCCTATGCTCGCCACTGGAAAGTCATTTATTAAAACAATCAATGCATTATTGGCAAATGGGAAACCAAAAAAAATACACATTGCAGCTGCCTTCGCTGCCCCAGAGGGAATCGAGCACATTCAAAATAACCTAAAAGAAATCCCATGCTCCTTTTGGCTAGGAGTTCTTGACAAAAAACTGAACCATTTATCTTATATCGTTCCTGGTTTAGGTGATGCTGGGGATTTAGCATTTGGACCGAAACTTTAAATTCTATGATGGATTACATTCTTTTGGGTCTTGGCCTGGTTATTTTATTATATGGCGGTAAAATTTTAGTAGATGGAGCTGCGGCCATTGCTGTTAAGCTTGGTATGAGTGCTGGGTTAATCGGTCTTACCATTGTTGCTTTTGGGACCTCTGCACCAGAACTTTTGGTCAGTGTCAATGCAGCTTTGAAAGGGAATGGCGATATCTCTATAGGCAATGTAGTAGGCTCAAATATTGCCAACATAGGCATGGTACTAGGACTCAGCGGGTTATTTTATCCAATATTAATTCGTAAAAGCACCCTAAGATTTGATTACCTCATTACTGTCTTAGTCACTTTACTTTTCTATGCCTTAAGCTATAATGGTGAAATAGGCTTATGGGAAGGGATCGTCATGTTTTCTTTATTCATTGGATTCAACATCTATTTATTTAGAAATAGTGGCCAAGGAGGCTTGACGGACAGTACGGAAGGTGAAGAGGAAATTGAACAGGTAAAAGGCTATGGCTGGTTTTTGGCTATCACCTTATTTTTAGGGGGAATTGTCGGTTTGTATTTTGGTTCAGAATTATTGGTAAACAACGCTATCAAAATTTCTAGAGAATTTGGTATTTCCGAAAGAGTAATCAGTGTAACAATTATAGCTATTGGCACAAGCTTACCTGAATTGATTACTTCCATCATGGCTGCCCTGTCCAAGAAAACCGATATGGCAATTGGAAATATACTAGGAAGCAATATCATGAATATCCTTTCTATTTTAGGCATCACTGCCATTATTAAACCTATTGCCGTATCTGAAGATTTTTTAAGATCCGATTACCTTTGGATGATAGGATTTACCTTGATTTTATTCCCCTTAATTAGAACTAAAATGAAAATCTCTTTTATCGAAGGAGCCGTTCTATTTATTGGTTATGGGGCTTATATGTATTTCTTATTATGAGTGACTCACTGATCACATTTCTAGGAATTTATTTCTTAAGTCTTTTCAAGTTCATCGCCGGCCCCGTGCTCGGATCGGCAGCTGGATATGGAGTTATAGAATCCATTTCTGTAACCGTGGCAGGAATGATGACAAGTGTGTTCCTATTCACTTTGGTGGGAAACAAGTTCAAAAAATATTTAAAACTCCGCTTTAGCAAAAAGAAACCCATTTTCTCCAAAAAAAACAGAACACTTGTAAAGGTCTGGAAAAAATATGGAGAGGTAGGAATTGCAATCATAACCCCCTTAGTCTTAACCCCGATTGGAGGCACCTTGATCATGGTTTCGTTTGGGGCAAAAAAAAGGCATATTTATCTAAATATGCTTTTAAGTAGTCTCTTCTGGGCGACTGTTTTTTGTTTAAGTATTGATCAATTATTAAATATCCCTTTCTTTCATAAATTACTCGAGTAATTCATCATCAGGCAAGATCTCAATGTCTTGAATCAAAACCCTTTTGGATATTTCTTGCCCCGTTAGGGTGGCAGCTAAACCTCCTAAAGCTGTTTCTTTATACCTACTTTCCATAGAGGCTCCTATTTCTCCCATAGCATCAATACATTCATCTACGGGTATTACAGAACTCACATCTGCAACGGCAATCTGGGTAGAGCTAAAGGCAATTGAAGCCGCACTTGCATTTCTCACCACACAGGGAACTTCCACTAAGCCAGCAACAGGGTCACAAACTAGTCCAAGCATACATTGAATCGTGATGGCTACTGCATTAAAAACCTGATCAGTAGTTCCTCCTAGACAATAAACCATGGCTCCCGCTGCCATTGCAGCTGCAGATCCAGTTTCGGCTTGACATCCACCAACAGCTCCGGCAAGGCTTGCCTTTTCCTCAATGATTAAACCGATTCCTGCGCTTACAAGTAAACCTTCTACTATTTGCTCGTCTTCTAAACCATGTATCTCTTGTAATGTCACCAAGGTACCAGGCAAAATCCCTGAAGCGCCTGCAGTAGGTGCAGCAACTACCCTACCCATACAGGAATTTACTTCCTTCGCAGCCAAGGCCCGAGCAATCAATTTTTGAAATTCCGGAGAAAGAACTGTCAAAGGGTGGTTAAAGACTTTCTTTGCACCATTGTTAATCATGCCAGACCTTGAAGTCATCTCTTCCTCCAAACCAGTCTTTACAGCATCTTTCATTACCTGATAGGCCTTCAGAATTCCTGATTTGATTTGCTGGGATTCGGCGTTTTTCTGCTCTACTTCGTATTCAATCACTGAATCATGTAGAGAAACTTTTTTTTCTTCACAGTAGGCTTTCCAACCTTTGAATGATTCAAAAAGGTAACACATACTAATGTCGTTTAATTTCTAAAATAGTTTTTGCCTGCTTAGAAATTGAAATTTATGGTCTGTTTTATCTCAGGATCTAAACTCAAAGCTACAGGGCAGGTTCGAGCAGCATTTTTCAACTTTTGGATCATCACTGTGTTAGAAACCGGATTTTCCCAATGAAAATCAATTATTATTTCCTGAATTTTTCTTGGAGAGGCACTCATAATTTTAGTTACCTCCCAAGTTAACCCATCCAATTCCACATTTTCCCGGTTTGCTACAATACCCATAATCGTCACCATACAACTTCCTAAGGCACTAGATACCAAGTCGGTAGGAGAAAACTTCTCCCCTTTCCCATTATTATCAACGGGAGCGTCCGTCATTAAGGTTGTTCCAGATTGAAGATGCTCTGAATTAGTTCTCAAATTTCCTAAATACGAACTTTTTATAGTTGGCATAAACTCTTACTTTTAAAATCAGTTTAAATAATTGTAACCACAAAATAGGGCAATATTTTCGACCTTTTCGAATGACCAAGCTGAAATTACTTCTTCCGCTCCTTTTCATTTTTGTTGCGATAGACACTTTCGCACAAAGAGATGATATTGGTAATTATGAATATGACAAAGAATATCTCTTTGGAGTAAACAAGAACACCAATGGTGGGCTTATTGGAGGATTTGTATTCAAAGTAGGAACAAGAATTACCGATGAACAATTCAGTTTCTGGTCGATTGAATTATCGAATGTAAAAAATCCAAAAGAAGTCCGTTACAACACGGTTTTGGGAAACAGTTACATTTTTGGAAAATCAAACTACCTCTATTCTATTCGTCCTCAGTATGGACGAGAAATAGTTTTATTTAAAAAAGCCCCAAATCAGGGGGTACAGGTTTCTGCACTTGCAGCCTTTGGGCCTTCGCTTGGCTTAATTGCCCCCTATTATATTGAATATGCTTTAAACAGGGTAGAAACAGTATCCGAACAATATGATCCTGAAGTACATCAAAGTAGATTTAATATTTTGGGAACCGGGCGATTATTTCAAGGGATTGGGCAATCAGAATTAGCAATTGGAGCTAATGTAAAAGCTGCTTTAAATTTCGAATTCGGGGTTTTTAGAAGTAATGTTACCGGATTGGAACTAGGATACATGCTTGAAGGGTTTACCAAGGAAATACCTTTAATTCCAACAGCAGAAAATAGGCAACTCTTCCAATCTGTTTATTTCACCTTTTATTACGGGTTTAGAAAGTGATACAAATTGGGTTTTACGACCTACTGCTGTAACTTTGCAAAAAATCACAATTCCATGATCGAATTACCTGTTATTTCCGAAGAGGCAACTCGCAGAAAAAAACCTGATTGGTTGAGAGTAAAGCTTCCTATTGGGAAAGAATATGCCAAAGTCAGAAAACTTGTAGACGAACATAAACTTCATACAATTTGTGAAAGTGGTAACTGTCCAAACATGGGAGAGTGTTGGGGAGCAGGGACCGCTACGTTTATGATCTTGGGTAATGTATGTACCAGGTCATGTTCTTTCTGTGCTGTAGCCACAGGTAGACCGCCGGAATACGACACAGATGAACCAAGAAGAGTGGCTGAAGCCATCAAATTGATGGGAGTAAAGCATGCAGTAATTACTTCTGTCAATAGGGATGAATTGAAAGATAAAGGAGCTGAGATATGGTACCAAACGGTAGTACAGACCAAGGAACTTTCCCCTTCCACTACTATAGAGACGCTTATTCCAGATGTAAAATCTAATTGGGATGCCTTGTATCGAATGATAGATGGTGGCCAAGAAGTAGTTTCTCACAATATGGAAACAGTGGGCAGTCTTTATAGAAGAGTACGTCCTCAAGCAAAATATGACCGTTCCTTGGAGCAAATCAAACTCACTAAGGAGTATGGAAAAAGAACAAAGACTGGGATTATGCTGGGATTAGGGGAGACGAAAGAAGAAGTATTTAAAGCAATGGACGATTTAGCAGCACATGGTTGCGATATCCTGACATTAGGACAATACCTTCAACCTACAAAAATGCATATTGAAGTGGCTGAATTTATTCATCCGGACATGTTTGACATGTACAGAGAGGAAGGTTTAAAAAGAGGACTGAAATATGTTGAATCAGGACCTTTGGTACGTTCATCCTATCATGCAGAAAGACATGTAAACGTTTAAATTTCTTCAAAACGAATTAATTAAGGCACATTTTCAATAATGTGCTTTTTTTTTGCCTATATTTTTAAACTAAAACTTTAAAAAGATTTTTATGCAAGTAATTAAAAAAATCGGGATTGGCTCCGCTGCTAGAATTTATGGACTGACTTTAGCTGGGATCGGCGCTATTATAGGAATTCCTTACGGGCTTTTTGTATTGGCTTTTATAGGAACAGAAGCTGCAGGGCTACCTTTTGGAAGTGGTTTTATCCTTATTATTATCCTTGGAATCCCAATCTTTTATGGAATAATAGGTTTTCTCTTTGGGGCCCTTTTTGCTTGGATGTATAACCTCGTTGCCAGCAAAGTAGGAGGCCTCGAAATTGAATTGAGTGAACAAAAACCACTAACCGTAGAATAACAAAAAAAGGCTGCCAAAGGCAGCCTTTTCTATAACTATTAAGTTTTGAACCTATGCTAGTTCGGACTCTTCACTTGCATATTCTTCCACAGGAATACAGCTACAAACGAGGTTTCTATCACCATAAGCAGAGTCAATTCTTCTAACGGTAGGCCAGAATTTATTTTCCTTCACATAGTCAATTGGGAATACGGCTTTCTCTCTTGTATAAGGAAGGTCCCACTCTCCTACTAATACCATATTGGCTGTATGAGGAGCATTTTTCAGCACGTTGTTTACCCTATCAGCTTTACCCTCTTCGATCTCTTTAATTTCAGCTCTAATAGAAATCAAAGCATCACAGAATCTATCCAACTCTGCTTTTGTCTCTGATTCAGTTGGCTCAATCATCAAAGTTCCTGCTACAGGGAAGGATACAGTTGGTGCGTGGAATCCGTAGTCCATCAATCTCTTAGCGATATCCTCGACTTCTACTCCGACTTCCTTAAATGCTCTACAGTCAACAATCATTTCGTGCGCCGCTCTACCTTTTGTTCCTGTATAAAGGATTGGGTAATGACCGCTCAGTCTTTCTTTGATATAGTTTGCATTCAAGATTGCCATTTTGGTAGCATTGGTCAAACCATCTCCACCCATCATTGCGATGTAAGCATAAGAAATTGGTAGGATACTGGCACTCCCATAAGGAGCAGCAGAAATTGATGAAACCGCATCTTTTCCTCCTGTTTTTACCAGTGGGTTTCCAGGTAAGAAAGGAACTAAATGACTAGCTACACAGATTGGTCCCATACCTGGTCCTCCTCCTCCATGAGGAATACAAAAGGTCTTATGTAGGTTCAAGTGACAAACGTCAGCCCCAATGTTTCCTGGACTGGTTAATCCTACTTGAGCATTCATGTTGGCTCCATCCATGTATACTTGACCACCATTATCATGGATCGTAGCACAAATTTCTCTGATGGCTTCTTCAAATACTCCGTGAGTTGATGGATAAGTAACCATCAAACAAGCAAGATCATTTGAATGAGCTTCAGCTTTTGCTTTAAGATCTCCAAGATCTATATTTCCTTTTTCATCACACTTCACTAATACCACTTTCATTCCGGCCATGACAGCAGAGGCGGGGTTAGTTCCATGAGCTGAAGTTGGAATTAATGCAATGTTTCTATGTGCCTCACCTCTATTTTGATGATATGCTCTGATCACCATCAAACCTGCAAATTCTCCTTGCGCTCCTGAGTTTGGTTGAAGGGAAGTTCCAGCAAAACCGGTAATTTCAGACAGCCATCTTTCCAAATTAGCAAATAATTCTTGGTAACCAGCTGTTTGTGCCATTGGAGTGAATGGGTGCATCTGACCAAATTCAGGCCAAGTTACAGGAATCATCTCCGCCGTAGCATTCAATTTCATCGTACAAGATCCCAAAGAAATCATGGAGTGAACCAAAGACAGATCTTTGTTTTCCAAACGCTTGATATAGCGTAGCATTTCGTGTTCAGAGTGGTAACTATTGAACACTGGATGAGTCAAGTACTCTGATTTTCTAGTCAAACTTTCAGAGAATTCGACTTCAAGGCTATCAGATTTTTCTTTTAACGAAACAGGGTCTTTTCCTGCCGCAGAGGCAAACACATTAATTACCTCTTGAGCATCTTTCAATGATTTTGTCTCATCAAAAGCAATATAAACCACATCCTTGGCATATCTGAAGTTCATACCTGCCCCCACTGCAATCGCAGAAAAATGGGCTTGGTCATGAGAGCTTAGCGTTACCTTAATGGTATCAAAAAACTCTTTCTCACACACTTCAAATCCTAGCTCCTTCAATCCATTTGCGGTAAGTTTTGCAAGACCATGAGTCCTCAATGCAATATTCTGAAGCCCTTTTGGTCCATGGTAAACTGCATAAAAGCTCGACATCACAGCAAGCAATACCTGGGCAGTACAAATATTGGAAGTCGCCTTTTCTCTTTTAATATGTTGCTCTCTCGTCTGGAGCGCCATTCTATATGCTTTGTTACCAGCTCTATCCAAAGAAACCCCTATGATTCTACCAGGGATCTGTCTTTTGAACTCTTCTTTTGTAGCGAAGAAGGCGGAATGCGGTCCACCATAGCCCATTGGAACGCCAAATCTTTGGGCAGTTCCTACCACCACATCTGCTCCCATTTCTCCCGGAGGGGTTAAAATGGTCAACGCTAATAAATCTGCAGCAAAAGCAGTATGGACTTTATTTTCTTTAGCAGCAGCTACAATTGCGCTATAATCTCTAACTACACCATCAGAATCAGGGTATTGGAATAAAACTCCAAATAATTCTGGATCAGTAACGTCTAATTCTTCAACAGAACCATAGACGATTTCAATCCCAATTGGCTCAGCTCTTGTCTCAAGAACCGCTTTCGTCTGAGGAAACACATTTTCATCAACAAAGAACTTGGTAGCAGTTTTTTTCTCTCTTGCTTTAACCGCAAACAACATCCCCATGGCTTCAGCGGCTGCAGTACCTTCATCCAATAATGAGGCATTTGCCAATTCCATTCCTGTCAATTCCATCACTACGGTCTGGAAATTAATCAGCGCCTCTAATCTACCTTGCGCAATCTCTGCTTGATAGGGCGTATAGGCAGTATACCATCCTGGATTTTCCAGCACATTTCTCAAAATCACATTTGGCACAAAAGTGTCATAGTATCCTAAACCAATGAAGGATTTAAGGACTTTGTTTTTGGAAGCAAGCTTTTTGAATTCAACCAAGAAATCTGTCTCTAACTGAGCAGAAGGAAGATTAAGTGGCTTCTCTAACTGGATGGATTTTGGAACAGTCTCGTCGATTAACTCTTCTATTGAGGAAGCTCCGACTTTTTCTAACATCTCGACGATCTCTGCGTCAGTAGGACCGTTATGCCTGTTTTCGAATTTTACTGCGTTTGAAAGATTGATCTTCATAAAGAACGTAGGGAAGAATGAATATTTGGGTTAAAACATGCCCTTGTTTTTCAAAGTGCAAAGGTACAATATATTGACAGATAAAGCTTTTTAGATTTTCAATATTTTATCAAGCTTTTAACTCTTATTTACAGACGGTTGTTTGAAGGGTTAAAAAAATATCTAGTTTTGGGCCGGAAAATACTTTAACAAAGGATTTGATGCTGATTTTCAGCTTATTTTTGAAATTTCACGTATCAAAAAAAGTTTTACATAAAACCCTAATTATAATCAAGATGAATAAAAGCTTGTTATTGACAGGCGCTTTAGCTCTTGGGCTTTCGCTTCCGTCTTTGGCACAAACACCTGCTCAGGTGAAATATGCCAATACCATCACCGTTGCCGATCTTACCAAAAACTTGACTTACCTCGCTTCTGATGAGATGAAGGGCAGAGATACTGGTTCAGAGGAACAAAAAATGGCAGCAGAATACATTGTTAATTTTTACAAAAATCTAGGATTGACTGGTCCAGTTGATGGCGGTTACCTTCAAAAA comes from Algoriphagus halophilus and encodes:
- the upp gene encoding uracil phosphoribosyltransferase, coding for MFILSNTPSVANHFINELRDIETQKDRMRFRKNLERLGEILAYEISKELEFNDIEVKTPLAIAPSKKITSDLVIITILRASLPFYQGFLNYFDQAESGFIGAFREEEQENGEIKINLGYQASPSLEGKEIIIADPMLATGKSFIKTINALLANGKPKKIHIAAAFAAPEGIEHIQNNLKEIPCSFWLGVLDKKLNHLSYIVPGLGDAGDLAFGPKL
- a CDS encoding OsmC family protein; the protein is MPTIKSSYLGNLRTNSEHLQSGTTLMTDAPVDNNGKGEKFSPTDLVSSALGSCMVTIMGIVANRENVELDGLTWEVTKIMSASPRKIQEIIIDFHWENPVSNTVMIQKLKNAARTCPVALSLDPEIKQTINFNF
- a CDS encoding OmpA family protein, with the protein product MKKLILSTLMAGALAFSANAQKEFDKWSLEVNGGFNKPMAPLSPGFLSPTLNLGHVDFGARYMFNEKFGLKLDYGFGSMKEVKDESPSFNTKYYRLDLQGVVNLGRVMNFESFTRSFGLLFHGGAGIGNVNPDENTYNDFTDDVYNFIFGVTPQFKLGNGVALVADISTILNGRQTVTWDGDGALRPAIDNGFYGTNGTWWTGTLGLQFYLGSAEQHADWYIAADKYATKEELASQINGIKDMLKDSDGDGIPDYLDKEPNTPAGARVDSHGTTMDSDGDGTPDHMDKCPFLPGPASTNGCPVEEVVEEVDYLQKAINDGYVNVYYAFDSAKPLGYSTSSANYVANFMKKNPGVSVEIKGYADELGPEDYNMKLSERRAKAVYDLLIASGIDASRLSYKGYGEDTSVDKSSADARQMARRASFEVK
- the sdaAA gene encoding L-serine ammonia-lyase, iron-sulfur-dependent, subunit alpha; this encodes MCYLFESFKGWKAYCEEKKVSLHDSVIEYEVEQKNAESQQIKSGILKAYQVMKDAVKTGLEEEMTSRSGMINNGAKKVFNHPLTVLSPEFQKLIARALAAKEVNSCMGRVVAAPTAGASGILPGTLVTLQEIHGLEDEQIVEGLLVSAGIGLIIEEKASLAGAVGGCQAETGSAAAMAAGAMVYCLGGTTDQVFNAVAITIQCMLGLVCDPVAGLVEVPCVVRNASAASIAFSSTQIAVADVSSVIPVDECIDAMGEIGASMESRYKETALGGLAATLTGQEISKRVLIQDIEILPDDELLE
- a CDS encoding M20/M25/M40 family metallo-hydrolase codes for the protein MKILNELLELKGVSGDESATTQFLYKYVEKQKKIWNVLPKIFFGEDFHDCLLLKFGNPRTAVFAHIDTIGFMSRYDNQLIPVGGPEIIPGTWLVGEDSLGAIRCRLQGDEEGIFHDFPRGIEPGTCLSFEQNIRIGSEFIEGAYLDNRLGVYNALKLCETLENGWVVFSTYEEHGGGSMPFLLKFIQENSPIKQALISDITWVTEGVKHHEGVAISIRDKFIPRRKFLDKIISIAKKSQVQFQLEVENYGGSDGREIQNSPYAIDWCFIGAPEDHVHSPNEKVSLADLNSMIELYKILMEKL
- a CDS encoding calcium/sodium antiporter, translated to MDYILLGLGLVILLYGGKILVDGAAAIAVKLGMSAGLIGLTIVAFGTSAPELLVSVNAALKGNGDISIGNVVGSNIANIGMVLGLSGLFYPILIRKSTLRFDYLITVLVTLLFYALSYNGEIGLWEGIVMFSLFIGFNIYLFRNSGQGGLTDSTEGEEEIEQVKGYGWFLAITLFLGGIVGLYFGSELLVNNAIKISREFGISERVISVTIIAIGTSLPELITSIMAALSKKTDMAIGNILGSNIMNILSILGITAIIKPIAVSEDFLRSDYLWMIGFTLILFPLIRTKMKISFIEGAVLFIGYGAYMYFLL
- the hpt gene encoding hypoxanthine phosphoribosyltransferase, translated to MAIKIKDKAFVPFINENQLKQKISQVGAQITQDYLGKDVVLLGVLNGSFMFMADLCRSIDLSVSCTFVKISSYQGTKSSEKVTALLGIQENLENKNVIIVEDIIDTGISMDHMLKQIYDFKPASVSLVALLFKPEAFRFNYQIDYVCFEIPNKFVVGYGLDYDGLGRNLKEIYQLDTP
- a CDS encoding OmpA family protein; translated protein: MKKYLLAFILFSLGFSAFSQSEFNKWSLETNFGFNKPMSPLTPGFYSPTLNVGHIDFGARYMINEKFGFKGDIGFGSFNEVKNESPEFKTNYLRADVQGVVNWGRILNFEAFSRRIGLLGHLGAGFGRMSFNQTVLNQVPEYQYNIIAGIKPLFKLSNRIALTGDVSVIYNGRQTYTFDGNAYNAKIQPDDLTQNPFVHAPGTWWTGTLGLNVYLGSAEEHADWFIAADKYATKEELATQINGIKDMLKDSDGDGIPDYLDKEPNTPAEARVDFHGVTLDSDGDGTPDHLDKCPFLPGPASTNGCPVEEVVEQVDYLQKAINDGYVNVYFAFDSSTPLAYSISAANYVANFLKKNPGISLEVKGYADELGPEDYNIKLSEKRAKSVYDILISAGIDASRLSYKGYGEDTSVDKSSADARQMARRASFEIK